A region from the Hydra vulgaris chromosome 08, alternate assembly HydraT2T_AEP genome encodes:
- the LOC136083402 gene encoding tigger transposable element-derived protein 4-like yields the protein MGDRGFNINDIVGSFGAHMEIPAKTERRTLKYGISFKTISGEAKSVKDQMITLWLETTLPTILSRYSLENIFNANKFDNCSAHPNVQKLDWVELIIFPPNTTSNTQPMDQGVIRSLKAKYCSLALKKQIAALEKENEMLKFFIFTAMFMLTKAWNFIPDQTFINCFEKSGISLEAVEKHVNDDNNPFCGLDVNETVMENLRDDLELLKTKFDVDFKLTADELVGIDFDVCIANKSSEEDIIAEVSEHDAIETEEESDDECVGVSDNATKPSLNEAMHAVTVLEIYSLYSNFRYDLTKALKDINCVIEMDLKASKKQSTITDFFLKV from the exons ATGGGTGATAgaggttttaatattaatgatattgTAGGGTCATTCGGAGCACACATGGAAATTCCTGCTAAAACTGAGCGaagaactttaaa atatgGTATATCATTCAAAACCATTTCTGGTGAAGCGAAGTCTGTTAAAGATCAGATGATCACTCTATGGCTCGAAACCACACTGCCTACAATTCTTTCTCGATACtcacttgaaaatatttttaatgccaATAAATTCG ATAATTGTTCTGCCCATCCTAACGTGCAGAAACTTGATTGGGTGGAGCTTATCATTTTTCCACCGAATACAACTTCGAACACCCAACCTATGGATCAAGGAGTTATCCGATCTCTTAAAGCCAAATATTGCTCACTTgcattaaaaaagcaaattgcTGCCTTAGAAAAAGAGAACGAGATGcttaagttttttatctttactgcTATGTTTATGCTAACAAAAGCATGGAATTTCATTCCAGATCAAACCTTCATAAATTGTTTCGAAAAATCAGGAATATCATTAGAAGCAGTGGAAAAGCATGTAAATGATGATAACAACCCTTTCTGTGGCTTAGATGTAAACGAGACTGTAATGGAAAACTTAAGAGATGATCTcgaattgttaaaaacaaaattcgaTGTGGATTTTAAACTCACGGCCGACGAGTTAGTGGGCATAGATTTCGATGTTTGCATTGCCAATAAATCATCAGAGGAGGACATCATTGCAGAAGTTTCTGAGCATGATGCTATTGAAACTGAAGAGGAATCTGATGATGAGTGCGTTGGTGTTTCTGACAATGCTACAAAACCAAGTCTGAACGAAGCGATGCATGCTGTCACTGTACTCGAGATTTACAGTCTTTATTCTAACTTTAGATATGATTTGACGAAGGCTCTTAAAGACATAAATTGTGTCATTGAAATGGATTTAAAAGCCTCAAAAAAACAATCTACAATTACtgacttttttttgaaagtgtaa